From Pieris rapae chromosome 15, ilPieRapa1.1, whole genome shotgun sequence:
GTCATGAAAAtgcaagtttatttatttttttggcaTTCGTAAATGTGGACTATTAATTGTCTTTTACCAGTTTGCTGCCTAACAGGAAATTCTAATGAATAAACCAATAAGCACATACCAGTAAGTACATGCACCCTCACAGATGCTGATTGCGCATTATCCGGTACACATTCATATGCACCTGCATCTGACGTGCGCGCAGCCTGCACCAATAGCCTACTACTGCTATGGATCCCCTTTTCAGTCACCAATGATATTCCACCACGCGTTGAGTCGAAATTTATAGTCtgaaaaaaatgcaattttagtttataggGGAAGAAATATGTAACGAATGAAATGCAAAAACTATGTTCCGAATTCAaagattcttttttttatagaaaggggcaaacgggcaggaggctcatatgatgttaagtgataccgccgctcatggacactctcgatgctagagtgctcgcgagtgctttgccggccttttaagaatttgtacgctcttttgttgaaggaccctaagtcgcgGGAATTTTAACTAATTAGTTCGGAATTACTTTTGAACTAGAATGCTAAATTATCTCTGAAAATATTGGCTAAATAGTCTAAAAGATCCGgaacatttaactttttatcaCTGGTAGGAATGGTCACATGAAAGAAAGGCTTAAGATAAGATCCTCCAGGaaacaatattctttaaacttttatttatttataaattttattgcaataatgtgtaaataaggaaaaaaaagcctttttacagGGTGTGTAGTGCCGAGGgattgataataatttgcGTGGGTTTTGCAtgtaaagaagtataacttttatacatGCAAAACGTCCTAAAACAATGTTACGTCTTATGTTAAAGAGAACAATTCACATCcaaacaaacattttagattattatatcatttaatgttatttattctcgaataaacaaataatattcgatTCCACTGACAAATAAGGTAAAAGAAAGTTTTATATGACCACTCCAGGACCACTCTATACTTTCCCACGCAATAAACTCTATCGAGTGATTTATAGATTTAGTTCTATTGCTCTAGTTTTAAAAGtggcaatttattaaatgttttaaaatggaGCACAATGTATGAAACATTTCggaatttttgttttcatttcccTGGAATATTCAATTTCGTGTACATATTTGAAGTCGTACTTTAAGTTTATTTCAGTCACGTTAATACGAAAAAGGCTCTATACATTTTCCtcgaaataaattactaacatCACAGACTAGAGTGCAGCTAAATGGAAGAATATGTGAACGTAAGAACTATATCAAggcactttaaaaattaagccTACATGTTACCCACGTAAACAGCAATTAAAtctcacatatatttttttacaaaaattcagTTGACAGTCTCTAGTACGCcctaattgattttataatttcagtaataaaattttcaatacacCCACATTCTACATTAAAAATTCCATTCGTAATTGCTACAAAGGAAAATGTACTAATCACtgttatcaaaaaataactgcctattttaaaataatatagtataaagcTTTATATAAACTGATATTTGgttatacacatattatattttttgtatttggttagaaataatttttttatgtgaataagtatttaatacacatGTTGCATGACCTTGAAGTGCtaggttttatttgttgtcTCATATGTTTAGTTTTCCAGGGAAACGATATTTATAGCGATTCCCTGGAAAACTAAACATATGAgcactatttaataaaatctttaaccACGGTGTTACGGAACTTCTGGTAATCATCCTCTCAATATACATATCCATTGAAATCAGTAGCTTTGAAATATGTCATGAATATATTGCCTGTTCTTGCAATAATACGCAATGATCGTAGTCATACtacaaagataaaatataagaagtaATCAGCTAACTTGTCAAATCATATATGTTTGAAAGAAATCCTTACATAggtgaatatattatatatttattagcatttttaatttattaataaggagCATGCAccattcaaaatttaataaaaccaagAAACTTGGCGACATTAAGAAGTGACCTTCATTTCGGTTTGAGAGGCAatcaatgtaaatttaaagcaTTTCGTTTTCTTTTTGACGTTTTTAATGATgccttattttaataaattaataaatgatattaaaagtaattaaaatgaaaatcaaaacaaacttaaaaagttACTAGCAGTGGCAGTGTACTTGCCACAGGgactaaatttgttttgattttgattttaattatttttaattatttctattactattttgtaggttaagaaaatgaattatatttgatgATGAATCGGTCGCGGTGGACCCATTGACGTCTTGGAAACTGCCTCCTTTCCACTGTTCTTCTTCTGTTGTAGCCTGCTGTTAGTTTGAGTTCGTCCTCATCTATTGCGGTGTCGGCCTCTTCCTCGTTTTCCATCTCTAGGGTACCATTCGGTCAACATGCCGCTTCATTTTTCATGGGAGCCCCGTAGCATATGACCAGTCCATCTCCAGTTCATTTGGTCTATTCTTGTCTAATTGTCTTAATCTCAGAATGCTTCTTTTCATGGCTATTTGGCATATGCTAGCATGTCCGTGTGCTGTTTAGAGAATGATCaagtttattctttatttagtttacagCTAATATATCCAACATAGACGCAATGTCGGCATTAATTTGTTTGCGGGTGGATAGATTGCTTCATCAAGCAGACAAACACAGTATTCGCAAATGAGTTTTAAAACTATCTACGAGTATTTTGtctctaaatatttaaactttgtcCATTAGACTCTTCATTAATCTTCAGCACGAGATACTATCAATAGTCGTAATTGTTTAATAGCATACTTACCATACTGTGTGTTATCTAGATTGTGTATATTCCTTAGCTGTTCGTAAATATCTCAAATTattgctttattaatattttttaacacatcCTCATAATTTTATACGTATCAGGAAGCTGGTGAAAGCTATACGAAGATACATTTGCATATGTTTTCTTAactatcatttattatttggcgttcttttattttattagaagacTCAATTGTTTAGGTACGTACGAtaatgttagtaaaattatataattattggtgaaacaaattattattttaggtgGAAGACAAGATCACATTTGCTATATGCTATACAAAATTCAATAACAATCGCAGTTATATGTTCGCACCGACTGTACCTCATTAGGTACAGTTACGTCGAATAGCttaaataaagcaataaatcTAAACCATAGTTTTAAACTGGCTAAGAACTGTCACATTGCACACAAACAAATGATATATTACGGTAATATGAATTTGCGGAAAGTTCCTTTTTGCGCGGTGTTTCGTTCCGAGGTCAAAGTTTACGAAATCTCATTAGTTATCAATTTGACAGAAGCTGTGAACTTTGATCTTTCAGCGTGATAACActtgtgtaatttttattgctttgaGAAGTTTGATTTAGATTAACGTacttataattagtttttcaaatataaaatgctttaGAACATGTGTAAGTATTTGTGATTATGAACTtgagtaatatattttcagagtatacaaatacgtatttgGTATTGTTTggtttaattctttatataaaaaatcgataaagatatcaaaaacaaagacttagggtccttcaagaaaagagcatacaaattcttaaaaggccggcaacgcactcgcgagccctctagcatcgggagtgtccatgggcggcggtatcacataacatgaggtgagcctcctgcccgtttgccccctgttctataaaaaaaaatctcgataaaaaaatgttttaattatagtcacTCTTCTGTTTTTTCTACCTTTCCTCTATGGCTCCAGTTGATGGCGTTAGGCGGTTCGGGAGTATGCCTTACGATACACGTAAGGTTTATAGTTGATCCCGCGTAGATGAATAAGTCAGAACCACCCATTATTTCGGTTTCTGGTTCTGTAACAatgattatttgtataatatctattaatatttccaCCTGAATACACAGCCTACATTCTAGTCGTACTTTAAAAAGGTTGTATAtgcataaaaatgtaatggaTTTCAAATGtccttttgttttattgacaaAATGAGtactttcatataaaaaatttcgtacaaattcttaaaaggccggcaaagcactcgcgagccctctagcatcgagagtgtcaatgggcggcggtatcacttaacatcaggtgagcctcctgcccgtttgccccctgttctattaaaaaaaaaattgctaagTCTTTTGAGCAATGTTAATATTGGTAATCTGCCACCTTGGTACGTTTGAAATTATGTGTATAACATTATTGTGTTATACGAATATATCGCGACACCATTAATATTTGCTTGTCCAAGTAATTTTCCACAATTTTAACCTctaatataaagttttgaaaGCATTCATTATTTCTAAAGTTTATTATACACTCTTATAACGTATTTTCTAAGCGTTGACCGCAGAAAATTCATtccataattttaatagctgcgccaaacattaaatatagtgtgaaaattataattatgtgtttTGAGTGAGTGTTAGTTAAATATGAAGGACACCTTAAGGACGCATTACCTACTTTAAACCATTCATtcgtttgttaataatacaatatttagtgATAGATCATCAACCATCACATGATCCTCTTTTTTGGGGCAATTTGTGTATGGTATAATCACTAGtcgtaaataactttatatataaaaagcttttttaatCCTAAACTTGCTGATCGGTGacctttaatatattttcactgCAGCATACCTCAGAAGTCGGTTTACCTCTTGGAAAAGGCCTCTAACCCTACTTCTATCAGTTAAACCATTCATtcgtttgttaataatacaatatttagtgATAGATAATCAATTTGTTACTGTGGTTACCAATCTATTTGTAAGCAAGTAATATCGTAATTATGGTgagaaacaattttaattcaacttaaatatttaaaaaaaatatccaattaTAATAGCCCGTATTTGTTTAGATcgaaaaaataatctaaagcTTAAACGTACTGACCAACAATACTGAGGTAGACTGCGTGCCCAATGGGTGGTGTGGTAGAAATTTGACACTCATATTGGCCGGAGTCGCGACGTTGAGGGCTGCGGATACGAAGCGCCCATTCCTCGGATCGCTGCTTGTGCTGCGCCTCAAACCTCTGGTCTGATGTGTACGTGTAACGGCCCACTGTTAGCAGGTGGATGTCTCGGTGACGCACCCATGATACCTAGGATTTCTAATCAGTTAGTACGTAATCTTCATCGAATTAACAGTTGatgcaatttataaaatatatgtcttTGGTCGCATGCAAATAAGTTAcctaaatatactaaaactgttaaaaacatataaaccaactgtaataattaaaagattcaTTCTTGCTAATCTATTAGAGACTGGCTAATACATGAACATAAATTGAAGTTCCTAATGACATTTTGACACATCATAAATGATAAATGATGTCTGTAAcaattataactaacaatgTTATAAGCACGTAGTTTGCTGAGTTCTTACCACAAAGCCGTAGCCATTAGCCGGCCAGTTCGAAGATTGGCAATAACAGGGTGACAACCCGAACTAAATGATCGAGGTACCGGGTCAAAGGGTCACTAACTTAAATTACATCACTGAGAACTTAACGATCTCCGCCCAACGGCTTAGATTGAGGAGGGTCTGACTAATGATtcgaaataattgaaattattgcGGCTGATTTTAAAGCATTACGCCTTT
This genomic window contains:
- the LOC110996757 gene encoding zwei Ig domain protein zig-8-like — encoded protein: MARLAAACLFTVHFLSFIIVCHQDSSSNRSREQNSVSESSRRFRTEFLEDWPQTPGSPYFDPSTPDNVTGLVGHPVTLLCKVKNLQNRTVSWVRHRDIHLLTVGRYTYTSDQRFEAQHKQRSEEWALRIRSPQRRDSGQYECQISTTPPIGHAVYLSIVEPETEIMGGSDLFIYAGSTINLTCIVRHTPEPPNAINWSHRGKTINFDSTRGGISLVTEKGIHSSSRLLVQAARTSDAGAYECVPDNAQSASVRVHVLTGESPAAMQGKAHWIKYRLSSILQLIGALHLVKWCISVISN